Proteins co-encoded in one Archocentrus centrarchus isolate MPI-CPG fArcCen1 unplaced genomic scaffold, fArcCen1 scaffold_27_ctg1, whole genome shotgun sequence genomic window:
- the LOC115776218 gene encoding P2Y purinoceptor 2-like, with protein sequence MSGEVPSQLGNSSNASGLCLAESQHVSITILLCLVFFIGFLLNTFSLWVFCCRLSCWTSGTMLQFHLALSDAIATPVTPMMAVYFAMGNNWPFGQFLCQVKIALLSSHFYGSTIFLTLISIHRYAAVVHFNRSSCIKRKEFVRKLCVGVWSVLLTQSLIFAFTLPTTKEGSNSQCLSIHQTKLTESYFVINFILFVFGFLLPFFVSAVCYGRLANTLTRLNISTAKGLRVKVKSQRMIGVCLVIFGLCFLPLNVVRTLGVILKKYYPQQCHVLLQIETAYYTTWILAGVNSCLDPLLYCFGSQNFRDAFQSFRIGQGDIQNRSDSEMTPNY encoded by the coding sequence ATGTCTGGGGAGGTTCCTTCTCAGCTTGGGAATAGCAGCAATGCTTCTGGCCTTTGTCTGGCAGAGAGCCAACATGTGTCTATCACTATCCTGCTTTGCCTGGTcttcttcattggcttcctccTAAACACCTTCAGCCTCTGGGTCTTCTGCTGCCGGTTGTCCTGCTGGACGTCTGGAACCATGCTACAGTTCCACCTAGCCCTTAGTGATGCCATTGCCACGCCTGTCACTCCCATGATGGCAGTGTACTTTGCTATGGGTAACAACTGGCCCTTTGGTCAGTTCCTGTGTCAAGTCAAGATTGCTCTACTGAGTTCACATTTCTATGGCAGCACCATTTTCCTCACTCTCATCAGCATCCATCGGTATGCAGCTGTTGTGCACTTCAACAGAAGCTCTTGTATAAAACGAAAAGAGTTTGTGagaaagctctgtgttggagtTTGGTCTGTGCTACTGACCCAGTCTCTGATCTTTGCTTTCACTCTTCCTACCACTAAAGAGGGGAGTAACAGTCAATGTCTCTCCATTCATCAGACCAAACTGACAGAATCCTACTTTGTCATTAATTTTATCCTGTTTGTCTTTGGGTTTTTACTCCCTTTCTTTGTGTCTGCTGTGTGCTATGGCCGTCTAGCAAACACCTTAACTCGCCTCAACATTAGCACAGCTAAAGGTCTGAGAGTCAAAGTGAAATCTCAGAGGATGATAGGTGTGTGTTTGGTCATATTCGGATTGTGCTTCCTGCCTCTGAATGTGGTACGAACTCTAGGagtcatattaaaaaaatattacccTCAACAATGCCATGTTCTCTtgcagattgaaacagcatacTACACAACCTGGATTTTAGCGGGAGTGAACAGCTGCCTGGATCCATTGTTGTACTGCTTTGGTTCACAAAATTTTCGTGATGCCTTCCAGTCTTTCAGGATTGGGCAGGGAGACATTCAGAATAGAAGTGATTCAGAAATGACTCCAAATTACTAA